A genomic window from Populus nigra chromosome 7, ddPopNigr1.1, whole genome shotgun sequence includes:
- the LOC133698917 gene encoding uncharacterized protein LOC133698917: METQKSEPAKQQSSAALDPAITSCRRKKKDDATFLEDLKDHIDEFIHASMDEHKDCFTKTIKKMFGMSKIVAERSGDAKEVESSLPLQTTVAK, from the exons ATGGAAACACAAAAAAGTGAACCAGCAAAACAGCAGTCATCTGCAGCCCTGGATCCGGCCATCACTTCATGccgaaggaagaagaaggatgaTGCCACTTTTTTGGAGGATCTGAAGGATCACATCGATGAGTTCATTCATGCATCTATGGATGAGCACAAGGATTGTTTTACGAAGACTATCAAGAAG ATGTTTGGAATGTCAAAGATTGTTGCAGAGAGGAGTGGTGATGCTAAGGAAGTTGAAAGTTCTTTGCCTCTCCAAACTACAGTGGCAAAGTAG